A part of Acipenser ruthenus chromosome 12, fAciRut3.2 maternal haplotype, whole genome shotgun sequence genomic DNA contains:
- the LOC117416880 gene encoding zinc finger and BTB domain-containing protein 37-like: MERAGSIQLEIPDFSNSVLSHLNQLRMQGRLCDIIVNVQGQSFRAHKVVLAASSPYFRDHMSLGEMSTVSISVIRNPSVFEQLLSFCYTGRLCLQLADIISYLTAASFLQMQHIIDKCTQILENIHFKINVADVEAELNQGSRGKHQERTPEGGRSGMTCSLSPRHSSPRGGRRAGGVSPPEESMSPQIIEHSSDGNGKEPILRINRAGQWYVETGLESDRASGRSGGMDDDVRVVDGLRIKTERMEEWMGAETQASGEEGSSAEEVTAMMIDTTGHSSLAQESSGAKGSQPSSSFSEIDRFSPTGSVVVMAERQRAKSESPGRMDDQRQPTSQGEEQTVFDMGGYEEYLREQVGDRWFRYNPRLTCIYCCKSFNQKGSLDRHMRLHMGITPFVCRICGKKYTRKDQLEYHIRKHTGNKPFHCHVCGKSFPFQAILNQHFRKNHPGCAPQEVSHSASPETTVTSRGQNEDESPSQEESGGTAFSEIVQPSVSTTGPD; the protein is encoded by the exons ATGGAGCGAGCTGGCAGCATCCAGTTGGAAATCCCCGACTTTAGTAACTCTGTGCTGTCCCACCTGAACCAGCTGCGTATGCAGGGTCGCCTGTGTGACATCATTGTGAATGTGCAGGGTCAGAGCTTCCGTGCCCACAAGGTGGTGCTGGCAGCCAGCTCTCCCTACTTCCGTGACCACATGTCCCTCGGAGAGATGAGTACAGTCTCCATCTCTGTCATCCGCAACCCCTCCGTCTTTGAGCAACTTCTCTCCTTCTGCTACACTGGTCGGCTTTGCCTCCAGCTGGCTGACATTATCAGCTACCTGACGGCTGCCAGCTTCCTGCAGATGCAGCACATCATCGACAAGTGCACCCAGATCCTGGAGAACATCCATTTCAAGATCAACGTGGCTGACGTGGAGGCTGAGCTCAACCAGGGCAGCAGGGGTAAGCATCAGGAAAGGACCCCAGAGGGGGGGAGGAGTGGCATGACTTGCTCCCTCAGCCCCCGGCACAGCAGCCCGAGGGGAGGTCGGCGAGCAGGAGGGGTGAGCCCCCCAGAGGAGTCCATGAGCCCACAGATTATTGAGCACAGCTCCGATGGCAATGGCAAGGAGCCCATCCTGAGGATAAATCGGGCAGGGCAGTGGTATGTAGAGACAGGGCTGGAGTCAGACCGGGCAAGCGGGCGCAGCGGGGGCATGGATGACGATGTGCGCGTGGTGGATGGGCTGCGCATTAAAACGGAGAGGATGGAGGAGTGGATGGGTGCTGAGACACAGGCTTCAGGGGAGGAGGGGAGCAGTGCTGAGGAAGTGACCGCCATGATGATTGATACCACAGGCCACAGCTCACTGGCGCAGGAGAGCTCAGGTGCCAAGGGCTCCCAGCCATCCAGCAGTTTCAGTGAAATTGACCG GTTCAGCCCTACAGGCAGTGTTGTGGTGATGGCTGAGCGGCAAAGAGCAAAGAGTGAATCGCCTGGAAGGATGGATGACCAGAGGCAGCCTACCTCACAG GGAGAAGAGCAAACGGTTTTTGACATGGGTGGCTACGAGGAGTATTTGCGTGAGCAGGTGGGTGACCGCTGGTTCCGTTACAACCCGCGTCTCACTTGCATTTACTGCTGCAAGTCCTTCAACCAGAAAGGCAGCCTGGACCGGCACATGCGCCTGCACATGGGCATCACGCCCTTCGTGTGCCGCATCTGTGGAAAGAAGTACACCCGCAAGGACCAGCTGGAGTACCACATCCGCAAACACACAGGCAACAAGCCGTTCCACTGCCACGTCTGCGGAAAGAGCTTCCCTTTCCAGGCAATCCTCAACCAGCACTTCCGCAAGAACCACCCGGGGTGTGCCCCTCAGGAGGTATCACACAGCGCCTCCCCCGAGACCACAGTAACCTCGCGGGGGCAGAACGAGGACGAGTCTCCTTCACAGGAGGAAAGTGGGGGCACCGCTTTCAGTGAAATCGTGCAGCCTTCTGTCTCCACCACGGGCCCGGACTGA